In Dioscorea cayenensis subsp. rotundata cultivar TDr96_F1 chromosome 26, TDr96_F1_v2_PseudoChromosome.rev07_lg8_w22 25.fasta, whole genome shotgun sequence, the following proteins share a genomic window:
- the LOC120253063 gene encoding transcription initiation factor TFIID subunit 11-like — MKDPFEAAAEEQESPPESPIPPEDEAPFAADADEEDLDARSQPGGPSAPPSSNGAGVGGGRGKEEDDEDEDDNMDVELGKFPPGGDPDKMAKMQAILSQFTEEQMSRYESFRRSGFQKSTMKRILAGITGSQKISIPMTIVVSGIAKMFVGELIETARMVMTERKDCGPIRPCHIREAYRRLRLEGKIPKRSVPRLFV, encoded by the exons ATGAAGGACCCTTTCGAAGCGGCGGCGGAGGAGCAGGAGTCGCCACCGGAGTCCCCGATCCCGCCGGAAGACGAGGCTCCTTTCGCTGCTGATGCCGATGAGGAGGACCTCGATGCGCGTTCACAGCCTGGTGGGCCATCCGCGCCTCCGTCGTCCAATGGCGCCGGCGTTGGAGGAGGACGCGGAAAAGAGGAAGACGACGAGGATGAGGATGATAATATGGACGTAGAGCTCGGCAAGTTCCCCCCAGGCGGAGACCCTGACAAGATGGCCAAGATGCA GGCGATCCTGTCGCAGTTCACAGAGGAGCAAATGAGTCGCTATGAGTCATTCAGGAGGTCTGGATTTCAGAAGTCCACCATGAAAAGG ATATTAGCAGGCATCACAGGAAGTCAAAAAATTTCAATACCCATGACAATTGTTGTTTCAGGAATAGCAAAAATGTTTGTCGGGGAGCTGATCGAGACAG CTCGCATGGTAATGACAGAAAGGAAAGATTGTGGGCCCATTAGGCCATGCCATATTCGTGAAGCATATAGGAGATTGAGACTTGAAGGGAAAATTCCAAAGCGATCAGTACCCAGGCTTTTTGTTTAG
- the LOC120253058 gene encoding UPF0678 fatty acid-binding protein-like protein At1g79260, translated as MERIAGGSDSPARSPPPVHPLVAPLEYLLGKWRGEGEGGYPTINSFSYGEELVFSHSGKPVISYSQKTWKLASGEPMHAESGYWRPRPDGSIDVVIAQSTGLVEVQKGSYDAENKIVTLKSELVGNASKVKDITRVFTVTNGELSYVVQMATQLTSLQPHLKALLKKL; from the exons atggAGAGGATCGCCGGCGGCTCCGATTCTCCGGCGAGATCACCACCGCCGGTTCACCCATTGGTAGCCCCTCTCGAGTACTTGCTTGGAAAATGGCGAGGTGAAGGGGAGGGTGGTTATCCGACCATCAACTCCTTCAGCTATGGAGAAGAGCTCGTCTTCTCCCACTCCGGCAAGCCGGTGATTTCCTATTCCCAGAAGACATGGAAGCTGGCCTCCGGTGAGCCGATGCACGCCGAGAGCGGGTATTGGCGCCCTCGTCCTGATGGCTCCATCGACGTCGTCATCGCTCAGAGCACAGGTCTCGTTGAGGTTCAG AAAGGTTCATATGATGCTGAAAATAAGATTGTGACTCTCAAAAGTGAACTTGTTGGGAATGCAtcaaag GTGAAGGACATAACTAGGGTTTTTACAGTGACAAACGGTGAGTTGTCTTATGTAGTTCAGATGGCAACACAGTTAACAAGCCTTCAACCTCATCTTAAAGCCCTTCTCAAGAagctttaa
- the LOC120253109 gene encoding DNA-directed RNA polymerase III subunit rpc3 has translation MVSQHGLRLAAGLITSHFGDLVGKVCECLLRRGTLSLHEIIRFTELSSSQVKNCLLVLIQHSCVQAFSIPRPVASGAEIRTLTQYMALFDNILHRLRFSKFLSIVQADLGLQCRNLLEGLLQHGRLTFEQLAEREASTKGLEGSTSSQNILRAEFDRLVRAHYVERCPRPEPFISPPEEDKLTSTKRRGSKADAVNLSVEELAMIGAALPVIERFSAIGSTGEEEESKTPGHNSYTVGDKRKHEALIDKETQAVIVESGVLWRVNFEKFVYCLKKKACATNVRSRYGLDAGIVLEAMIESNTSEGNKNSVQSSIENIIEAVRGKPGGIGMTMEHVRVVLEKLGSSISSKESGVLYEIDLKVIIKICQTEEVEALVLKKYGEVAHRIFRFLVKQGVVQETDHISDVTLIEKKTTQGILLKLWKDEFLEMKKAIAQGSGTTQHFLWRVNWDELCVHILDDMYHAALNLSQKIAHILEQEQEALQDKAKRQRLQKGRLILESSLLKLDDALMLFHDF, from the exons ATGGTTTCACAGCACGGGCTGAGGCTCGCCGCCGGCCTCATCACCTCCCACTTTGGCGACCTCGTCGGC AAGGTTTGCGAGTGTCTCCTCCGCCGTGGGACGCTCTCCCTCCATGAGATCATCCGATTCACCGAGCTCTCCTCGTCGCAGGTCAAGAACTGCCTTCTTGTTCTTATCCAGCACAGCTGCGTTCAGGCCTTCTCCATTCCACGACCGG TTGCTTCTGGGGCTGAGATCAGGACATTGACGCAGTATATGGCCCTGTTCGACAATATCCTCCACCGGCTTCGGTTCTCTAAATTCCTCTCCATTGTTCAAGCCGACCTTGGGCTCCAG TGTAGGAATCTTCTTGAGGGATTACTCCAACATGGAAGGCTTACATTTGAGCAACTTGCAGAGAGAGAAGCATCGACAAAAGGATTGGAAG GAAGTACAAGCAGTCAAAATATTTTGCGTGCGGAGTTTGATAGACTGGTGCGTGCACATTATGTGGAGCGCTGCCCAAGGCCTGAACCATTTATCTCACCACCTGAAGAAGATAAATTGACATCAACAAAAAGGCGTGGGTCTAAG GCTGATGCAGTAAATTTGTCTGTAGAAGAATTGGCTATGATTGGTGCTGCCCTCCCTGTAATTGAGAGATTTTCTGCCATTGGTAGCACAGGGGAAGAGGAAGAGTCAAAAACTCCTGGCCATAATTCATATACAGTTGGTGACAAG AGGAAGCATGAAGCTTTGATTGACAAAGAAACTCAAGCTGTGATTGTTGAGAGTGGAGTGCTTTGGCGTGTGAATTTTGAGAAGTTTGTTTATTGTCTCAAGAAGAAG GCGTGTGCCACAAATGTAAGATCGAGGTACGGTCTTGATGCTGGCATTGTATTGGAAGCAATGATTGAATCAAATACATCAGAAGGGAATAAGAATTCCG TTCAATCATCAATTGAAAACATCATTGAAGCAGTAAGAGGAAAGCCAGGAGGTATTGGAATGACAATGGAGCATGTTAGAGTGGTTCTTGAAAAGCTTGGTTCTAGTATATCTAGCAAGGAGTCAGGAGTGTTATATGAAATCG ATTTGAAGGTCATTATTAAAATCTGTCAAACTGAAGAG GTCGAAGCActggtattaaaaaaatatggtgaAGTTGCACATAGGATATTCAGGTTTCTGGTCAAGCAAGGTGTTGTACAAGAAACAGATCAT ATTTCAGATGTTACACTAATTGAAAAGAAGACAACCCAAGGAATTCTACTCAAACTTTGGAAGGACGAGTTCTTGGAGATGAAG aAAGCAATCGCTCAGGGAAGTGGAACCACACAACATTTTCTATGGCGTGTGAACTGGGATGAACTCTGTGTACACATTCTGGATGACATGTACCATGCTGCTTTAAATCTAAGTCAAAAGATTGCTCATATattagaacaagaacaagag GCGTTGCAGGACAAGGCAAAACGCCAGCGGTTGCAGAAGGGTCGATTGATATTAGAATCTTCTCTTCTAAAGCTTGATGATGCGCTAATGCTTTTCCATGATTTTTAA
- the LOC120253108 gene encoding uncharacterized protein LOC120253108 isoform X2: MAEAPTDLAPILEAASDFASYPGLQNDASAKEFLDRFPLPLLFSILQTKADVSRVEGTIVACLERLFKTKFGASLIPHYIAFVQAGLQAKSQAIQCLACKAVHYMLVNAEGEGHVKIILTSNTYPLLLNCFLEGDELTSAASLEAINSIAQTPEGIKIIFPHGSEESVQLKVVAAHCSSLARIRILSLASKLFSISSLAATAVYDSNLLSLFEDQINQQDDMLMTLSALELLYELVESPHSARFLLKTTLLQLLTGLISNASVASIIRARAFMISGRLLSRADVYTTIDESRVAALILGINERLELVDDLDLNECESILEALGLIGTSQQGAALLLTSPSNVARHVIEAAFDQHGRGKQLAGLHALGNICGVERSADSVLLNDNAEEYLKRMIYATAAETPKLTPSGLFLSVLQQEPETRLAAYRAMSGLVARPWCLMEICSKQEIITIVTDASLETSKDGMDVRYQCCVAINKALSASNMSPATGIIEKEAVRRGPYLTKTRVEPQPVVMTAERF, translated from the exons ATGGCGGAAGCTCCGACCGATCTCGCTCCGATCCTAGAAGCGGCGTCCGACTTCGCTTCCTACCCCG GGTTGCAAAACGATGCTTCAGCTAAAGAGTTCCTTGATCGCTTTCCTCTCCCACTTCTCTTCAG TATATTGCAAACCAAGGCTGATGTATCCAGAGTTGAAGGTACTATAGTTGCTTGCTTGGAGAGACTATTCAAGACAAAATTTGGCGCCTCTCTGATCCCTCATTATATT GCATTTGTTCAAGCTGGACTTCAGGCAAAATCTCAGGCCATTCAATGCTTGGCTTGTAAAGCT GTGCATTATATGCTAGTAAATGCTGAAGGCGAAGGACATGTCAAAATAATCTTGACAAGCAACACTTATCCACTTCTTCTAAATTGCTTTCTTGAAGG CGATGAACTAACTTCAGCAGCATCTTTGGAAGCTATTAATAGTATTGCTCAGACTCCTGAAGGAATT AAAATCATCTTTCCTCATGGAAGTGAAGAGTCTGTCCAGCTTAAAGTTGTAGCTGCCCATTGCTCTTCCCTG GCTAGGATTCGGATTTTGTCTCTTGCATCCAAGTTGTTCTCTATATCTAGCCTAGCTGCAACGGCAGTTTATGATTCAAATTTGCTTAGCCTGTTTGAGGACCAAATCAATCAGCAGGATGATATGCTCATGACGTTGAGTGCCCTGGAGCTCTTATATGAG TTGGTGGAATCTCCTCACAGTGCTAGATTCTTATTAAAAACTACTTTGCTTCAACTCTTGACTGGTCTGATAAG CAATGCGTCTGTGGCTTCCATTATAAGAGCAAGAGCATTTATGATAAGCGGAAGGCTTCTTTCTAGAGCTGATGTATATACAACTATTGATGAATCAA gAGTTGCTGCTCTTATTTTGGGCATTAATGAAAGATTGGAACTGGTAGATGATCTTGATCTAAATGAATGTGAGAGTATCCTTGAAGCTTTAGGTCTTATTGGAACAT CACAACAAGGAGCTGCATTGCTGCTGACAAGTCCATCTAATGTGGCTAGACATGTCATAGAAGCAGCCTTTGATCAGCATGGAAGAGGCAAACAATTG GCTGGTTTACATGCTCTTGGGAACATTTGTGGTGTTGAACGATCAGCAGATAGTGTGCTACTGAATGACAATGCGGAGGAATACCTTAAACGCATGATCTATGCGACTGCGGCTGAGACCCCAAAACTGACACCATCT GGATTATTTCTTTCTGTGTTGCAACAAGAACCTGAGACACGTTTAGCT GCTTATAGAGCAATGTCTGGACTGGTAGCCCGTCCATGGTGTTTGATGGAGATATGCTCAAAGCAGGAAATTATAACAATAGTGACAGATGCAAGCCTGGAGACCTCCAAGGATG GCATGGACGTGCGGTATCAATGTTGCGTGGCTATCAACAAAGCTTTGTCGGCATCGAATATGTCTCCGGCCACAGGAATTATTGAAAAG GAAGCTGTGAGAAGAGGCCCATATCTCACCAAAACACGCGTGGAACCTCAGCCAGTTGTCATGACCGCCGAGAGATTCTGA
- the LOC120253108 gene encoding uncharacterized protein LOC120253108 isoform X1: protein MAEAPTDLAPILEAASDFASYPGLQNDASAKEFLDRFPLPLLFSILQTKADVSRVEGTIVACLERLFKTKFGASLIPHYIAFVQAGLQAKSQAIQCLACKAVHYMLVNAEGEGHVKIILTSNTYPLLLNCFLEGDELTSAASLEAINSIAQTPEGIKIIFPHGSEESVQLKVVAAHCSSLARIRILSLASKLFSISSLAATAVYDSNLLSLFEDQINQQDDMLMTLSALELLYELVESPHSARFLLKTTLLQLLTGLISNASVASIIRARAFMISGRLLSRADVYTTIDESRVAALILGINERLELVDDLDLNECESILEALGLIGTSQQGAALLLTSPSNVARHVIEAAFDQHGRGKQLAGLHALGNICGVERSADSVLLNDNAEEYLKRMIYATAAETPKLTPSGLFLSVLQQEPETRLAAYRAMSGLVARPWCLMEICSKQEIITIVTDASLETSKDGMDVRYQCCVAINKALSASNMSPATGIIEKLQEAVRRGPYLTKTRVEPQPVVMTAERF, encoded by the exons ATGGCGGAAGCTCCGACCGATCTCGCTCCGATCCTAGAAGCGGCGTCCGACTTCGCTTCCTACCCCG GGTTGCAAAACGATGCTTCAGCTAAAGAGTTCCTTGATCGCTTTCCTCTCCCACTTCTCTTCAG TATATTGCAAACCAAGGCTGATGTATCCAGAGTTGAAGGTACTATAGTTGCTTGCTTGGAGAGACTATTCAAGACAAAATTTGGCGCCTCTCTGATCCCTCATTATATT GCATTTGTTCAAGCTGGACTTCAGGCAAAATCTCAGGCCATTCAATGCTTGGCTTGTAAAGCT GTGCATTATATGCTAGTAAATGCTGAAGGCGAAGGACATGTCAAAATAATCTTGACAAGCAACACTTATCCACTTCTTCTAAATTGCTTTCTTGAAGG CGATGAACTAACTTCAGCAGCATCTTTGGAAGCTATTAATAGTATTGCTCAGACTCCTGAAGGAATT AAAATCATCTTTCCTCATGGAAGTGAAGAGTCTGTCCAGCTTAAAGTTGTAGCTGCCCATTGCTCTTCCCTG GCTAGGATTCGGATTTTGTCTCTTGCATCCAAGTTGTTCTCTATATCTAGCCTAGCTGCAACGGCAGTTTATGATTCAAATTTGCTTAGCCTGTTTGAGGACCAAATCAATCAGCAGGATGATATGCTCATGACGTTGAGTGCCCTGGAGCTCTTATATGAG TTGGTGGAATCTCCTCACAGTGCTAGATTCTTATTAAAAACTACTTTGCTTCAACTCTTGACTGGTCTGATAAG CAATGCGTCTGTGGCTTCCATTATAAGAGCAAGAGCATTTATGATAAGCGGAAGGCTTCTTTCTAGAGCTGATGTATATACAACTATTGATGAATCAA gAGTTGCTGCTCTTATTTTGGGCATTAATGAAAGATTGGAACTGGTAGATGATCTTGATCTAAATGAATGTGAGAGTATCCTTGAAGCTTTAGGTCTTATTGGAACAT CACAACAAGGAGCTGCATTGCTGCTGACAAGTCCATCTAATGTGGCTAGACATGTCATAGAAGCAGCCTTTGATCAGCATGGAAGAGGCAAACAATTG GCTGGTTTACATGCTCTTGGGAACATTTGTGGTGTTGAACGATCAGCAGATAGTGTGCTACTGAATGACAATGCGGAGGAATACCTTAAACGCATGATCTATGCGACTGCGGCTGAGACCCCAAAACTGACACCATCT GGATTATTTCTTTCTGTGTTGCAACAAGAACCTGAGACACGTTTAGCT GCTTATAGAGCAATGTCTGGACTGGTAGCCCGTCCATGGTGTTTGATGGAGATATGCTCAAAGCAGGAAATTATAACAATAGTGACAGATGCAAGCCTGGAGACCTCCAAGGATG GCATGGACGTGCGGTATCAATGTTGCGTGGCTATCAACAAAGCTTTGTCGGCATCGAATATGTCTCCGGCCACAGGAATTATTGAAAAG TTGCAGGAAGCTGTGAGAAGAGGCCCATATCTCACCAAAACACGCGTGGAACCTCAGCCAGTTGTCATGACCGCCGAGAGATTCTGA
- the LOC120253153 gene encoding 60S ribosomal protein L27-3-like, protein MVKFLKPNKAIIVLQGRFAGRKAVIVRSFDEGTRDRPYGHCLVAGISKYPKKVIRKDSAKKTAKKSRVKAFLKLVNYNHIMPTRYTLDVDLKDIVTIDSLQSKDKKVTACKETKARLEERFKTGKNRWFFTKLRF, encoded by the coding sequence ATGGTGAAGTTCCTCAAGCCCAACAAAGCCATCATTGTTCTACAGGGCCGATTCGCTGGCCGCAAGGCCGTGATCGTGCGATCCTTCGACGAAGGCACCCGTGATCGCCCTTATGGTCACTGCCTCGTCGCCGGCATTTCCAAGTATCCTAAGAAGGTCATTCGCAAGGATTCAGCCAAGAAAACTGCCAAGAAATCTCGTGTCAAGGCTTTCCTCAAGCTCGTGAACTACAACCATATCATGCCCACTCGCTACACCCTTGATGTTGATCTGAAGGACATTGTTACTATTGATTCGCTGCAATCGAAGGACAAGAAGGTGACGGCGTGCAAGGAGACCAAGGCCCGCTTGGAGGAGCGGTTCAAGACTGGCAAGAATCGGTGGTTCTTCACCAAGCTCAGGTTCTAA
- the LOC120253124 gene encoding two pore calcium channel protein 1: MDSPLITEASSSGGAGAGAGYHKHKPYQRRSDAIAYGTRYQKAAALVDLAEDGIGLPEEVLNDSSFDRAAKLYFIYIRFDWVWSLNLFALLLLNFLEKPLWCSTSYDQYACQDREYFFLGQLPYLNNVQSLIYEGITLSILILHTFFPIAYEGFHLYWKSPSNRIKVVLLLLLICDMLIYALYVSPVLLAYLPLRIAPYVRVIFVIMTIRDLRGCIVTIAGMMGMYLNVLALSLLFLLFASWLAYVTFEDTLQGKTMFSSYGATLYQMFVLFTTSNNPDVWIPAYKKSRWSCLFFVLYVLVAVYFLTNLILAVVYDSFKSELAKQVIEMDSTRRRILEKAFNLIDIHRNGHLNKEQCVHLFEELNKYRSLPKTKSEDFELVFDELDDSGDFKINLEEFTDLCNAIALRFQKEPLPSWFEQYPSFYHSQPCKKFKAFVQGPIFGYIVAFVLFLNLVAVIIETTLDIQNSSAQKSWQAVEFFFGWLYVLEMALKIFSYGFDAYWMEGQNRFDFIITWIIVIGETATFCVPSGLALLSNGEWIRYLLLARMLRLIRLLLHVNRYKAFVATFLKLIPSLMPYLGTIFCVLCIYCTLGLQLFGGLVNAGNPILETTDLYDNDYLLFNFNDYPNGMVTLFNLLVMGNWQVWMQSYKELTGTSWSLAYFISFYLLTVLLLLNLVVAFVLEAFFAEMELETTNESEDDQDASRRKDRRRHVGFKTRSRTVDTLLHRILSSELSESQRSKS, encoded by the exons ATGGACTCCCCTTTGATCACTGAAGCGAGCAGCAGCGGCGGCGCTGGCGCTGGCGCTGGTTATCATAAGCACAAGCCATACCAGAGGAGATCTGATGCCATTGCTTATGGCACGCGCTACCAGAAAGCAGCCGCTCTCGTCGATCTG GCAGAAGATGGTATTGGTCTGCCGGAAGAAGTGTTGAATGATTCAAGTTTTGACAGAGCAGCAAAACTCTACTTCATTTATATTAGATTCGATTGGGTGTGGTCCCTTAATCTTTTCGCTTTACTCCTGCTAAATTTCCTTGAG AAACCTTTATGGTGTAGCACAAGTTATGATCAGTACGCTTGTCAGGATAGAGAATATTTCTTCCTCGGACAGTTGCCTTACTTAAATAATGTTCAATCTCTTATTTATGAG GGAATTACTCTATCCATACTCATCTTGCATACATTCTTTCCTATTGCTTATGAGGGTTTCCATCTATATTGGAAGAGTCCATCGAACAGAATAAAG GTCGTACTTCTGCTGCTTTTAATATGTGACATGTTGATATATGCACTCTATGTATCCCCCGTGCTTCTTGCTTATCTACCTTTGAGGATTGCTCCATATGTCCGTGTTATCTTTGTTATCATGACAATACG GGATTTACGAGGATGTATTGTCACAATAGCTGGAATGATGGGAATGTATCTCAATGTCTTG gctctttctttgttgtttcttttatttgccAGCTGGTTGGCATACGTCACATTTGAAGATACTCTGCAAGGAAAAACTATGTTTAGTTCCTATGGTGCCACATTATATCAAATGTTTGTACTTTTCACAACATCTAACAATCCAGATGTGTGGATACCTGCATACAA GAAATCTCGCTGGTCTTGCTTGTTTTTCGTATTGTATGTGTTAGTGGCGGTTTACTTCCTCACAAATCTCATTCTTGCCGTTGTATATGATAGCTTTAAATCTGAG CTAGCAAAGCAAGTTATCGAAATGGACTCCACGAGGAGAAGGATTCTGGAAAAGGCATTCAATCTTATTGATATTCAT AGAAATGGACATCTGAACAAGGAGCAATGTGTACATCTGTTTGAGGAATTAAACAAGTACAG GTCCTTGCCAAAAACTAAAAGTGAAGATTTTGAATTGGTATTTGATGAACTGGATGATAGCGGTGATTTCAAG ATAAATTTAGAAGAATTCACAGACCTTTGCAATGCTATTGCGTTACGGTTCCAAAAGGAACCTTTG CCGTCATGGTTTGAACAGTACCCGTCATTTTACCATTCTCAGCCATGCAAAAAGTTCAAAGCATTTGTCCAGGGCCCTATTTTTGGATACATTGTGGCTTTTGTGCTCTTTCTGAATCTAGTTGCTGTGATTATCGAAACAACG CTTGATATACAGAATAGCTCTGCGCAGAAGTCTTGGCAAGCGGTTGAGTTCTTCTTCG GCTGGCTATATGTCTTGGAAATGgcactaaaaatattttcatatggATTTGATGCTTACTGGATGGAAGGTCAAAACCGGTTCGATTTTATTATCACATGGATAATAG TTATTGGAGAGACGGCAACCTTTTGTGTGCCATCTGGACTTGCTCTTCTTTCAAATGGGGAATG GATCCGTTACCTTCTACTTGCAAGAATGCTACGCTTGATAAGACTTCTGTTGCATGTTAATCGCTATAAAGCATTTGTGGCCACATTCTTAAAATTGATTCCAAGTTTGATGCCTTACCTTGGAACCATATTTTGTGTTCTATGTATATATTGCACCCTTGGTTTACAG CTGTTTGGTGGACTAGTAAATGCTGGAAATCCAATACTGGAAACCACTGATCTCTATGATAATGA CTATCTGCTCTTCAATTTTAATGACTACCCAAATGGGATGGTGACACTTTTCAATCTGTTAGTTATGGGAAATTGGCAAGTGTGGATGCAG AGTTACAAGGAGCTGACTGGAACTTCATGGTCCCTTGCATACTTCATTAGTTTCTACCTCCTAACAGTTTTGTTATTGCTCAATTTG GTTGTGGCATTTGTCTTGGAAGCATTTTTTGCTGAGATGGAGCTTGAAACTACAAATGAGTCAGAGGATGATCAG GATGCATCTCGTCGGAAGGATCGAAGAAGACATGTTGG TTTCAAAACAAGAAGTCGCACAGTTGATACTCTTCTTCATCGGATATTAAGTTCAGAATTGAGTGAGAGCCAGAGATCTAAATCATAA